The Synchiropus splendidus isolate RoL2022-P1 chromosome 11, RoL_Sspl_1.0, whole genome shotgun sequence genome contains a region encoding:
- the septin6 gene encoding septin-6 isoform X3 has protein sequence MTMASTEIARQAGEGARAVPLAGHVGFDSMPDQLVNKSVNHGFCFNILCVGETGLGKSTLMDTLFNTKFEGEPTQHNQPGVTLKSNTYELQESNVRLKLTVVNTVGFGDQINKEDSYKSIVEFIDAQFEAYLQEELKIKRTLHSYHDTRIHACLYFIAPTGHSLKSLDLVTMKKLDSKVNIIPIIAKSDAISKSELAKFKIKITSELVSNGVQIYQFPTDDESVAEINSTMNSHLPFAVVGSTEEVMIGNKMVKARQYPWGTVQVENENHCDFVKLREMLIRVNMEDLREQTHTRHYELYRRCKLEEMGFKDTDPDSKPFSLQETYEAKRNEFMGELQKKEEEMRQMFVQRVKEKEAELKEAEKELHEKFDRLKKLHQDEKKKLEDKKKSLDDELNMFKQKKTAAELLQNQAQQAGGSTTLKRDKEKKN, from the exons ATGACCATGGCGTCCACCGAGATAGCAAGGCAAGCG GGAGAAGGTGCTCGTGCCGTCCCCCTCGCCGGTCATGTTGGTTTTGACAGCATGCCTGACCAGCTGGTCAACAAGTCTGTCAATCATGGGTTTTGCTTCAACATCCTCTGTGTTG GCGAGACGGGTCTGGGAAAGTCCACTCTGATGGACACGCTGTTCAACACCAAGTTCGAGGGCGAGCCCACGCAGCACAACCAGCCGGGTGTAACGCTAAAGTCCAATACTTACGAACTCCAGGAGAGTAATGTGCGCCTCAAGCTCACCGTGGTCAACACAGTCGGCTTCGGAGACCAGATCAACAAAGAAGACAG CTACAAATCCATTGTGGAATTTATTGATGCTCAGTTTGAAGCGTATCTACAAGAGGAGCTGAAGATCAAGCGCACGCTTCACAGCTACCATGACACACGCATCCACGCTTGCCTCTATTTCATCGCTCCCACTGGCCACTCTCTGAAGTCCCTGGACCTGGTGACAATGAAGAAACTCGATAGCAAG GTCAATATCATTCCCATCATTGCCAAGTCAGATGCCATTTCCAAGAGTGAGCTGGCCAAGTTCAAAATCAAAATCACCAGCGAGCTGGTTAGCAACGGCGTTCAGATCTACCAGTTTCCCACAGATGACGAGTCCGTAGCAGAGATCAACTCCACCATGAAT AGCCATTTGCCCTTCGCCGTGGTGGGCAGCACTGAAGAGGTGATGATCGGGAACAAGATGGTGAAAGCGCGGCAGTACCCATGGGGGACGGTGCAGG TGGAAAACGAAAAtcactgtgactttgtcaaacTGCGAGAGATGCTCATCAGAGTGAACATGGAGGATCTACGAGAGCAGACTCACACACGCCACTATGAGCTCTACCGTCGTTGCAAACTGGAGGAGATGGGATTTAAAGACACGGACCCTGACAGCAAACCCTTCAG TCTGCAAGAAACATATGAAGCAAAGAGGAATGAGTTCATGGGTGAGTtgcagaagaaggaagaagaaatgaGGCAAATGTTTGTCCAGAgagtgaaggagaaggaggcagagCTGAAAGAAGCAGAGAAAGAG TTGCATGAGAAGTTTGACCGCCTGAAGAAGCTGCACCAGGACGAGAAAAAGAAACTGGAGGACAAGAAGAAGTCTCTGGACGACGAGCTGAACATGTTCAAACAGAAAAAGACGGCTGCTGAGTTGCTGCAGAACCAGGCCCAGCAGGCAGGTGGCTCCACCACCCTTAAGCGggacaaagaaaagaagaa TTAA
- the septin6 gene encoding septin-6 isoform X1 codes for MTMASTEIARQAGEGARAVPLAGHVGFDSMPDQLVNKSVNHGFCFNILCVGETGLGKSTLMDTLFNTKFEGEPTQHNQPGVTLKSNTYELQESNVRLKLTVVNTVGFGDQINKEDSYKSIVEFIDAQFEAYLQEELKIKRTLHSYHDTRIHACLYFIAPTGHSLKSLDLVTMKKLDSKVNIIPIIAKSDAISKSELAKFKIKITSELVSNGVQIYQFPTDDESVAEINSTMNSHLPFAVVGSTEEVMIGNKMVKARQYPWGTVQVENENHCDFVKLREMLIRVNMEDLREQTHTRHYELYRRCKLEEMGFKDTDPDSKPFSLQETYEAKRNEFMGELQKKEEEMRQMFVQRVKEKEAELKEAEKELHEKFDRLKKLHQDEKKKLEDKKKSLDDELNMFKQKKTAAELLQNQAQQAGGSTTLKRDKEKKKEGFL; via the exons ATGACCATGGCGTCCACCGAGATAGCAAGGCAAGCG GGAGAAGGTGCTCGTGCCGTCCCCCTCGCCGGTCATGTTGGTTTTGACAGCATGCCTGACCAGCTGGTCAACAAGTCTGTCAATCATGGGTTTTGCTTCAACATCCTCTGTGTTG GCGAGACGGGTCTGGGAAAGTCCACTCTGATGGACACGCTGTTCAACACCAAGTTCGAGGGCGAGCCCACGCAGCACAACCAGCCGGGTGTAACGCTAAAGTCCAATACTTACGAACTCCAGGAGAGTAATGTGCGCCTCAAGCTCACCGTGGTCAACACAGTCGGCTTCGGAGACCAGATCAACAAAGAAGACAG CTACAAATCCATTGTGGAATTTATTGATGCTCAGTTTGAAGCGTATCTACAAGAGGAGCTGAAGATCAAGCGCACGCTTCACAGCTACCATGACACACGCATCCACGCTTGCCTCTATTTCATCGCTCCCACTGGCCACTCTCTGAAGTCCCTGGACCTGGTGACAATGAAGAAACTCGATAGCAAG GTCAATATCATTCCCATCATTGCCAAGTCAGATGCCATTTCCAAGAGTGAGCTGGCCAAGTTCAAAATCAAAATCACCAGCGAGCTGGTTAGCAACGGCGTTCAGATCTACCAGTTTCCCACAGATGACGAGTCCGTAGCAGAGATCAACTCCACCATGAAT AGCCATTTGCCCTTCGCCGTGGTGGGCAGCACTGAAGAGGTGATGATCGGGAACAAGATGGTGAAAGCGCGGCAGTACCCATGGGGGACGGTGCAGG TGGAAAACGAAAAtcactgtgactttgtcaaacTGCGAGAGATGCTCATCAGAGTGAACATGGAGGATCTACGAGAGCAGACTCACACACGCCACTATGAGCTCTACCGTCGTTGCAAACTGGAGGAGATGGGATTTAAAGACACGGACCCTGACAGCAAACCCTTCAG TCTGCAAGAAACATATGAAGCAAAGAGGAATGAGTTCATGGGTGAGTtgcagaagaaggaagaagaaatgaGGCAAATGTTTGTCCAGAgagtgaaggagaaggaggcagagCTGAAAGAAGCAGAGAAAGAG TTGCATGAGAAGTTTGACCGCCTGAAGAAGCTGCACCAGGACGAGAAAAAGAAACTGGAGGACAAGAAGAAGTCTCTGGACGACGAGCTGAACATGTTCAAACAGAAAAAGACGGCTGCTGAGTTGCTGCAGAACCAGGCCCAGCAGGCAGGTGGCTCCACCACCCTTAAGCGggacaaagaaaagaagaa AGAAGGATTCCTGTAG
- the septin6 gene encoding septin-6 isoform X2, translated as MTMASTEIARQAGEGARAVPLAGHVGFDSMPDQLVNKSVNHGFCFNILCVGETGLGKSTLMDTLFNTKFEGEPTQHNQPGVTLKSNTYELQESNVRLKLTVVNTVGFGDQINKEDSYKSIVEFIDAQFEAYLQEELKIKRTLHSYHDTRIHACLYFIAPTGHSLKSLDLVTMKKLDSKVNIIPIIAKSDAISKSELAKFKIKITSELVSNGVQIYQFPTDDESVAEINSTMNSHLPFAVVGSTEEVMIGNKMVKARQYPWGTVQVENENHCDFVKLREMLIRVNMEDLREQTHTRHYELYRRCKLEEMGFKDTDPDSKPFSLQETYEAKRNEFMGELQKKEEEMRQMFVQRVKEKEAELKEAEKELHEKFDRLKKLHQDEKKKLEDKKKSLDDELNMFKQKKTAAELLQNQAQQAGGSTTLKRDKEKKNFF; from the exons ATGACCATGGCGTCCACCGAGATAGCAAGGCAAGCG GGAGAAGGTGCTCGTGCCGTCCCCCTCGCCGGTCATGTTGGTTTTGACAGCATGCCTGACCAGCTGGTCAACAAGTCTGTCAATCATGGGTTTTGCTTCAACATCCTCTGTGTTG GCGAGACGGGTCTGGGAAAGTCCACTCTGATGGACACGCTGTTCAACACCAAGTTCGAGGGCGAGCCCACGCAGCACAACCAGCCGGGTGTAACGCTAAAGTCCAATACTTACGAACTCCAGGAGAGTAATGTGCGCCTCAAGCTCACCGTGGTCAACACAGTCGGCTTCGGAGACCAGATCAACAAAGAAGACAG CTACAAATCCATTGTGGAATTTATTGATGCTCAGTTTGAAGCGTATCTACAAGAGGAGCTGAAGATCAAGCGCACGCTTCACAGCTACCATGACACACGCATCCACGCTTGCCTCTATTTCATCGCTCCCACTGGCCACTCTCTGAAGTCCCTGGACCTGGTGACAATGAAGAAACTCGATAGCAAG GTCAATATCATTCCCATCATTGCCAAGTCAGATGCCATTTCCAAGAGTGAGCTGGCCAAGTTCAAAATCAAAATCACCAGCGAGCTGGTTAGCAACGGCGTTCAGATCTACCAGTTTCCCACAGATGACGAGTCCGTAGCAGAGATCAACTCCACCATGAAT AGCCATTTGCCCTTCGCCGTGGTGGGCAGCACTGAAGAGGTGATGATCGGGAACAAGATGGTGAAAGCGCGGCAGTACCCATGGGGGACGGTGCAGG TGGAAAACGAAAAtcactgtgactttgtcaaacTGCGAGAGATGCTCATCAGAGTGAACATGGAGGATCTACGAGAGCAGACTCACACACGCCACTATGAGCTCTACCGTCGTTGCAAACTGGAGGAGATGGGATTTAAAGACACGGACCCTGACAGCAAACCCTTCAG TCTGCAAGAAACATATGAAGCAAAGAGGAATGAGTTCATGGGTGAGTtgcagaagaaggaagaagaaatgaGGCAAATGTTTGTCCAGAgagtgaaggagaaggaggcagagCTGAAAGAAGCAGAGAAAGAG TTGCATGAGAAGTTTGACCGCCTGAAGAAGCTGCACCAGGACGAGAAAAAGAAACTGGAGGACAAGAAGAAGTCTCTGGACGACGAGCTGAACATGTTCAAACAGAAAAAGACGGCTGCTGAGTTGCTGCAGAACCAGGCCCAGCAGGCAGGTGGCTCCACCACCCTTAAGCGggacaaagaaaagaagaa CTTCTTTTAA
- the nkrf gene encoding NF-kappa-B-repressing factor codes for MAQWSTSSGMPSYEPSPCSEAKRRRFADGFEDPVRAMPLSKFGTRPRFEPVQFVSGGSHNDEKENNKESRRSESFPIRRWESDHYSSYASSSRRPQCPVSQWPESDRAASYSSNSWGCNRSTQQDRDFSHGNTGGSGYGGRSSNFFARTQQDYETKYETHTSRNFDSYQPQHYNGYGGGSRSGGFVAGRQGLGYGQQERPSSSRTSDSPGRRSPACSAQLVQFPQSTLDEKQRLVSSVASAVSVALRNPVLMTGSESPNYNFMLSRSIQACKTNPEYIYVNLKDIPQYDLPKNRKLPSEGYACELRCQNVYLATAYSGSKNGARDRASEQAVKLFLKPVEVRVVQRRYRQTIYNDMVVCQMHCPTPEFLPLIRSLEDKPAPNSKNQHELDPRKHWTEFIVKDNAYDAICILNNSATFNRMKVDYHFEPVANGNAWQCSVFVQGEMVAQATGTKKSSKHAAAEEAVNKLRMNQAARQQEQRYFGEPSDSGGFGLQSSRKKDLNELVILENSDNAICIINDTAQFNKVNADYSFSVLPDSSWKCDVYLEGQYVASGVGHKKIVKHIAAVEALNTLKRTQAVVKSKVNRDEDPDAISRFQIMARAGVEDTKQEIKEDNIGNQLLRKMGWKGGGLGRDGEGIAEPIKVKEQFSREGLGMDANKSGNQVTKRDIEEIIRNYVSSDRQDDLRFSNDLTNDERKQVHHVCFKYGLRSKSYGQGKNRFLVVSRKVRKDQLIGQLLQEGQVGRYELIKPQASHC; via the exons ATGGCTCAGTGGTCCACCAGCAGCGGTATGCCCTCTTACGAGCCAAGTCCTTGTTCCGAGGCTAAAAGAAGACGGTTTGCTGATGGCT TTGAGGATCCAGTGAGGGCGATGCCGTTGTCCAAGTTCGGCACAAGACCCCGTTTTGAGCCTGTGCAGTTTGTCAGCGGAGGGAGCCACAATGATGAAAAGGAGAATAATAAAGAATCCAGAAGGAGTGAATCGTTTCCTATCAGACGCTGGGAGTCTGACCACTACTCATCCtacgccagcagcagcagaagaccaCAATGCCCTGTGTCTCAGTGGCCTGAGTCTGATAGAGCGGCGTCTTACAGTTCCAACTCTTGGGGCTGCAACAGAAGCACACAGCAGGACCGAGACTTCTCTCATGGAAACACAGGTGGGTCGGGTTATGGAGGCCGGAGTTCAAACTTTTTTGCAAGAACACAGCAGGATTATGAAACAAAGTATGAAACCCACACCTCCCGAAACTTTGACTCATATCAGCCGCAGCATTACAATGGATACGGTGGTGGAAGCAGATCGGGGGGCTTTGTTGCGGGGCGTCAGGGACTTGGCTATGGTCAGCAAGAACGGCCATCCTCCAGCAGAACAAGTGACAGCCCAGGCAGGAGAAGTCCTGCCTGTTCAGCGCAACTTGTTCAATTTCCTCAGTCCACATTGGATGAGAAACAGCGTCTTGTTTCCAGCGTAGCGTCTGCCGTGAGTGTAGCTTTAAGAAACCCGGTTTTGATGACTGGATCCGAATCTCCCAATTACAATTTCATGTTGAGCCGCAGCATCCAAGCCTGCAAAACCAACCCGGAGTATATTTATGTCAACTTGAAGGACATACCTCAGTATGATCTACCTAAGAACAGGAAACTGCCTTCAGAAGGATACGCCTGCGAACTGAGGTGTCAGAATGTGTACCTCGCCACGGCATACTCCGGTAGCAAAAACGGGGCAAGAGATCGGGCGTCTGAACAAGCTGTCAAACTATTTCTGAAACCAGTTGAGGTCCGTGTTGTGCAGCGGAGATACCGACAAACCATTTACAATGACATggttgtgtgtcagatgcacTGCCCCacacccgagtttttgcctctaATCCGCAGCCTGGAGGACAAACCTGCACCCAACTCCAAGAACCAACATGAACTGGACCCACGGAAGCACTGGACGGAGTTCATAGTGAAGGACAATGCTTATGATGCCATATGCATACTGAACAATTCCGCAACGTTCAATCGTATGAAAGTAGATTATCATTTTGAACCAGTGGCAAATGGCAACGCGTGGCAGTGCAGCGTCTTTGTGCAGGGTGAGATGGTGGCCCAGGCTACTGGCACCAAGAAGAGCTCCAaacatgctgctgcagaggaggCGGTGAATAAACTCCGCATGAACCAGGCAGCGCGGCAGCAGGAACAAAGGTATTTTGGAGAACCGTCTGATTCTGGTGGATTCGggctgcagagcagcagaaaaaagGATCTGAATGAGCTGGTTATCCTGGAGAATTCCGATAACGCCATCTGCATCATTAATGATACGGCTCAGTTTAACAAAGTCAACGCAGACTACTCCTTCTCAGTCCTGCCAGACTCCAGTTGGAAGTGTGATGTTTACTTGGAAGGCCAGTATGTGGCGTCTGGAGTTGGACACAAAAAGATAGTGAAGCACATTGCAGCAGTAGAAGCTCTCAACACCTTGAAACGGACACAGGCGGTGGTGAAATCCAAGGTGAACAGGGACGAAGACCCCGATGCCATATCCCGGTTTCAGATCATGGCTCGCGCTGGTGTGGAGGACACAAAACAGGAGATCAAAGAAGACAACATTGGGAATCAGCTGTTGCGCAAGATGGGCTGGAAAGGCGGAGGTCTGGGTCGGGACGGCGAGGGTATCGCAGAGCCCATCAAAGTGAAGGAGCAGTTTTCCAGAGAAGGTTTGGGAATGGACGCCAACAAAAGTGGCAATCAGGTGACAAAGCGCGACATTGAGGAAATCATTCGCAACTACGTGAGCTCGGATCGCCAGGATGACCTCCGCTTCTCCAACGACCTCACCAACGACGAGCGCAAGCAGGTCCACCACGTCTGTTTTAAATACGGACTTCGGAGTAAGTCGTACGGGCAAGGAAAGAATCGCTTTCTTGTGGTCAGTCGTAAAGTTCGCAAAGACCAGCTGATCGGGCAGCTCCTCCAGGAAGGTCAGGTTGGACGATATGAGCTCATCAAACCTCAGGCATCTCACTGCTGA
- the upf3b gene encoding regulator of nonsense transcripts 3B: MKEDKENTRPKERKVEIKCEDGDKSEKSKEKKEAMTKIVIRRLPPSLSRDELVEQLQPLPELDYLEFFSNDTSLYPHLYARAYLNFKNQDDIVLFRDRFDGYVFIDSRGQEYPAIVEFAPFQKTAKKRSKKKDAKCGTIAEDSDYKRFLDYYNGDEEKMTSTPETLLEEIEAKSKELVAKKTTPLLDFLKNKQRIRDEKKEERRRRELERKRLRDEERRKWREEERRKRKGVEKTKKLEKPLEKDNDHVKEEPKIKLLKKPERGDDPDSEKPREKMKKPERPNKEERVAFERRRHNVENKDDRGWKAEDEGRKEFRERDEREREKERRLKEKERLKRQEENRRRKKEHQEGEPVFRKRDEEFKKDRDRVIEKKKSEGVTDLPNVERVERPAKENTKKEDSAKRERLRNKDRPAIPLYQPGARSRNRGGAADAVDKKPDTETKKVAEADQD; this comes from the exons ATTGTGATCCGACGATTGCCCCCCAGTCTGTCCCGGGACGAGCTGGTGGAACAACTGCAGCCACTTCCAGAGTTGGACTACCTGGAGTTCTTCTCAAACGACACCAG cCTGTATCCTCACCTGTACGCAAGGGCTTACCTTAACTTCAAAAACCAGGATGATATCGTTCTCTTCAGGGATCGATTTGATGGATACGTCTTCATTGACAGTAGAG GACAAGAATATCCTGCCATTGTGGAATTTGCGCCCTTTCAAAAGACGGccaaaaaaagaagcaagaagaaGGATGCAAAATGTGGAACGATTGCAGAAG ATTCAGATTACAAAAGATTCCTGGATTACTATAATGGTGATGAGGAAAAAATGACTTCCACACCTGAGACTCTGCTGGAAGAGATTGAGGCAAAATCAAAGGAACTTGTTG CTAAAAAGACAACTCCTCTGCTGGATTTTCTGAAGAATAAGCAG AGGATCAGAGATGAAAAGAAGGAGGAGCGAAGACGAAGGGAGCTTGAACGCAAGCGTCTACGTGATGAGGAGCGACGCAAGTggcgggaggaggagagaaggaagcgCAAAGGCGTTGAGAAGACAAAAAAGCTGGAGAAACCGTTGGAAAAAGACAACGATCACGTTAAAGAGGAACCGAAAATTAAG CTCCTGAAGAAGCCAGAAAGGGGTGATGATCCAGACTCGGAGAAACCAAGGGAAAAGATGAAGAAGCCAGAGAGGCCAAACAAAGAAGAGAGAGTTGCTTTTGAGAGAAGACGTCACAATGTCGAAAACAAAGATGATCGTGGGTGGAA AGCTGAGGATGAAGGGCGGAAGGAATTCAGGGAGCGTGATGAACGTGAGCGGGAAAAGGAGAGACGTCTGAAGGAGAAGGAACGCCTGAAGCGTCAGGAGGAGAACCGCCGGAGGAAAAAGGAACACCAAGAAGGCGAGCCTGTCTTCAGGAAGCGGGATGAGGAGTTCAAAAAGGATAGAGATCGTGTCatagagaagaagaaaagtgagGGCGTGACTGACTTGCCTAATGTGGAGAGAGTGGAACGACCTGCCAAAGAAAACACCAAGAAAGAGGACTCCGCAAAACGGGAGCGACTTCGCAATAAA GATCGTCCAGCAATTCCGTTGTACCAGCCAGGCGCCAGAAGCCGGAACCGCGGAGGAGCAGCTGATGCTGTGGACAAGAAGCCTGACACTGAGACAAAGAAAGTGGCTGAGGCAGATCAAGACTGA
- the pttg1 gene encoding securin isoform X2: protein MAGIYVHQENARLRVPSLKMRRLQSASDMPTKSPHPSGRKALQVMSNNASTPAVHLQGKKLIKPQQETKVKTTPQIPKDEYPEIEGFHPYDPSEYLKQCVPEDVMFIGDPHLTFEPSLDVLDDKLDLIIPELSPLPSPDLKPELDAFLLTLDELTIDLPPEPVAD, encoded by the exons ATGGCTGGCATCTACGTTCACCAGGAAAATGCTCGTCTGCGTGTGCCTTCTCTCAAGATGCGTCGTCTACAGTCGGCTTCAG ACATGCCCACCAAATCACCCCATCCATCTGGGCGTAAAGCTCTGCAAGTGATGAGCAACAATGCCTCAACTCCTGCTGTCCATTTGCAAGGGAAGAAGCTGATCAAGCCACaacag GAAACAAAGGTCAAAACAACTCCCCAGATCCCAAAGGATGAATATCCGGAAATTGAAGGATTCCATCCTTACGATCCAAGTG AATACCTGAAGCAGTGTGTCCCTGAAGACGTGATGTTCATTGGCGATCCACATCTGACTTTCGAACCGTCACTCGATGTTTTGGACGACAAGCTAGACCTGATAATCCCTGAGCTGTCTCCCCTTCCTTCTCCAG ATTTGAAACCTGAGCTTGACGCCTTCCTCCTCACCCTCGATGAGCTGACCATTGACCTCCCTCCAGAGCCTGTTGCTGACTAA
- the ube2a gene encoding ubiquitin-conjugating enzyme E2 A yields the protein MSTPARRRLMRDFKRLQEDPPAGVSGAPSENNIMVWNAVIFGPEGTPFEDGTFKLTIEFTEEYPNKPPTVRFVSKMFHPNVYADGSICLDILQNRWSPTYDVSSILTSIQSLLDEPNPNSPANSQAAQLYQENKREYEKRVSAIVEQSWRDC from the exons ATGTCAACTCCGGCGAGACGGCGTTTAATGAGAGACTTTAAACG GCTGCAAGAAGATCCTCCTGCAGGTGTTAGCGGGGCCCCCTCAGAAAACAATATCATGGTATGGaatgcagtcatttttgg accAGAAGGAACACCTTTTGAAGATG GGACTTTCAAGCTCACCATTGAATTCACAGAAGAATATCCAAATAAGCCTCCTACTGTGCGTTTTGTCTCCAAAATGTTTCATCCAAATG TGTATGCTGATGGCAGCATATGCTTAGACATACTTCAGAATCGCTGGAGTCCCACCTACGACGTGTCGTCCATCTTAACTTCTATACAG TCTTTACTGGACGAGCCAAACCCAAACAGTCCTGCTAACAGCCAAGCGGCTCAGCTGTACCAGGAAAACAAGCGGGAGTATGAGAAGAGGGTTTCTGCTATTGTTGAACAGAGTTGGCGTGACTGTTGA
- the sowahd gene encoding ankyrin repeat domain-containing protein SOWAHC, producing MDHTGSGPDACNADAHSSRTLDLVVERPPRLAPPPPQRRPRQQLEVSADRAQLTPTMRKKHFKDSILNNGLNSVLTSQSPCASEPDTNWALHPMEHWMLASVEGSYDSIMQFISEDPGLITRRDFISGYSVLHWLAKRGQDETLLKVLRYAQEMGLPVSVEVRGSGGLTPLHVASMHGRYSVIKVLVGAFGASVDVMDHNGKRAWQYLRQDAPLDIKELLGTWDDAHHAAGASDTNGSVSAVVVSTTEAEDEAAADRGAFDRARRAGSWRFGSLRKIMNSLR from the coding sequence ATGGATCACACTGGATCAGGACCAGATGCCTGCAATGCCGACGCCCACAGCAGCCGAACACTGGACCTCGTTGTGGAGCGGCCCCCCAGACTggccccgccgccgccgcagagGAGACcgcggcagcagctggaggtctCCGCCGACCGAGCACAGCTCACACCGACCATGCGCAAAAAACACTTTAAAGATTCCATTTTGAACAACGGTCTGAATAGCGTGTTGACATCTCAAAGTCCATGTGCTTCCGAACCGGACACGAACTGGGCTCTTCACCCGATGGAACACTGGATGTTGGCATCAGTGGAGGGCAGTTACGACTCCATCATGCAGTTCATCTCTGAAGATCCGGGGCTGATCACCAGGAGGGACTTCATCAGCGGGTACTCGGTTCTGCACTGGCTGGCCAAGAGGGGACAGGATGAGACTCTGCTCAAAGTTTTGCGGTACGCGCAGGAAATGGGGCTCCCGGTGAGTGTCGAGGTCCGGGGTAGCGGCGGACTCACCCCGCTGCATGTAGCCAGCATGCACGGCCGGTACTCGGTCATCAAGGTGTTGGTCGGAGCTTTCGGCGCAAGCGTTGACGTCATGGACCATAACGGAAAGCGAGCCTGGCAGTATTTACGCCAGGACGCACCGCTGGACATCAAGGAGTTGCTGGGGACTTGGGACGATGCGCATCACGCCGCTGGAGCAAGCGACACGAACGGCAGCGTCTCGGCGGTGGTGGTGAGCACCACGGAGGCGGAAGATGAAGCTGCGGCTGATCGAGGAGCCTTTGACCGGGCCAGACGAGCTGGCAGCTGGAGATTTGGATCTTTGAGGAAGATCATGAACTCTTTGAGATAA
- the pttg1 gene encoding securin isoform X1 — MDSCLSVVSCVLKWPQGRITNAETMAGIYVHQENARLRVPSLKMRRLQSASDMPTKSPHPSGRKALQVMSNNASTPAVHLQGKKLIKPQQETKVKTTPQIPKDEYPEIEGFHPYDPSEYLKQCVPEDVMFIGDPHLTFEPSLDVLDDKLDLIIPELSPLPSPDLKPELDAFLLTLDELTIDLPPEPVAD; from the exons ATGGACAGTTGCTTGTCCGTTGTTTCCTGTGTATTAAAGTGGCCCCAAGGCAGAATTACAAATGCAG AAACAATGGCTGGCATCTACGTTCACCAGGAAAATGCTCGTCTGCGTGTGCCTTCTCTCAAGATGCGTCGTCTACAGTCGGCTTCAG ACATGCCCACCAAATCACCCCATCCATCTGGGCGTAAAGCTCTGCAAGTGATGAGCAACAATGCCTCAACTCCTGCTGTCCATTTGCAAGGGAAGAAGCTGATCAAGCCACaacag GAAACAAAGGTCAAAACAACTCCCCAGATCCCAAAGGATGAATATCCGGAAATTGAAGGATTCCATCCTTACGATCCAAGTG AATACCTGAAGCAGTGTGTCCCTGAAGACGTGATGTTCATTGGCGATCCACATCTGACTTTCGAACCGTCACTCGATGTTTTGGACGACAAGCTAGACCTGATAATCCCTGAGCTGTCTCCCCTTCCTTCTCCAG ATTTGAAACCTGAGCTTGACGCCTTCCTCCTCACCCTCGATGAGCTGACCATTGACCTCCCTCCAGAGCCTGTTGCTGACTAA
- the rpl39 gene encoding 60S ribosomal protein L39 codes for MSSHKTFRIKRFLAKKQKQNRPIPQWIRMKTGNKIRYNSKRRHWRRTKLGL; via the exons ATG TCGTCCCACAAGACTTTCAGGATCAAGCGCTTCCTCGcgaagaagcagaagcagaatcGGCCCATTCCCCAGTGGATCCGCATGAAAACCGGCAACAAGATCAG GTACAACTCCAAGAGGAGACACTGGAGGAGGACCAAGCTCGGCCTGTAA